The Glycine max cultivar Williams 82 chromosome 12, Glycine_max_v4.0, whole genome shotgun sequence genome window below encodes:
- the LOC100792174 gene encoding 60S ribosomal protein L3-like: MSHRKFEHPRHGSLGFLPRKRASRHRGKVKAFPKDNPSQPCRLTAFVGYKAGMTHIVREVEKPGSKLHKKETCEAVTIIETPPLVVVGVVGYVKTPRGLRTLNTIWAQHLSEEVKRRFYKNWCKSKKKAFTKYSKKYETEEGKKDIESQLEKLKKYATVIRVLAHTQIRKLKGLKQKKAHLMEIQVNGGTVDQKVDYAYSFFEKQIPVDAVFQKDEMIDIIGVTKGKGYEGVVTRWGVTRLPRKTHRGLRKVACIGAWHPARVSFTVARAGQNGYHHRTELNKKIYKVAKADQESHSAITEFDRTEKDITPMGGFPHYGVVKDDYIMVKGCCVGPKKRVITLRQSLLKQTSRVALEEIKLKFIDTSSKFGHGRFQTTQEKHKFYGRLKA, translated from the exons ATGTCTCACCGCAAGTTCGAGCACCCGAGACACGGTTCCCTTGGCTTTCTCCCAAGGAAGCGAGCTTCTCGTCATCGCGGAAAGG TGAAGGCTTTCCCAAAAGACAATCCTAGTCAACCATGCAGGTTGACTGCCTTTGTGGGCTACAAAGCTGGAATGACCCACATTGTTAGAGAGGTTGAGAAACCTGGATCAA AGCTTCACAAGAAAGAGACATGTGAAGCTGTTACTATCATTGAAACTCCTCCATTGGTTGTTGTTGGAGTTGTGGGATATGTTAAGACACCTCGTGGCCTTCGCACACTCAATACTATTTGGGCTCAGCATCTAAGTGAAGAAGTCAAGAGACGATTTTACAAAaactggtgcaaatcaaaaaaGAAGGCCTTTaccaaatattcaaaaaaatatgaaaccGAGGAGGGAAAGAAAGATATTGAATCTCAGCTCGAGAAATTGAAGAAGTATGCAACTGTCATTCGTGTTCTGGCTCATACTCAG ATAAGGAAGTTGAAGGGTCTGAAACAGAAGAAAGCACATTTGATGGAGATCCAAGTTAATGGTGGGACAGTAGACCAGAAGGTGGACTATGCATACAGCTTCTTCGAGAAGCAAATCCCAGTGGATGCTGTTTTCCAAAAAGATGAGATGATAGATATCATTGGTGTGACTAAGGGTAAAGGTTATGAAGGTGTTGTAACTCGTTGGGGTGTCACTCGCCTTCCTCGCAAGACTCACAGAGGTCTAAGGAAGGTTGCTTGCATTGGAGCTTGGCACCCTGCTCGTGTTTCTTTCACTGTTGCCAGGGCTGGTCAGAATGGATATCATCATCGCACCGAGCTGAATAAAAAGATCTACAAGGTTGCAAAGGCAGATCAAGAGTCACATTCAGCCATCACTGAATTTGACAG GACTGAGAAGGATATTACTCCTATGGGTGGGTTCCCTCATTATGGGGTGGTGAAGGATGATTATATTATGGTGAAGGGATGCTGTGTTGGACCGAAGAAGCGGGTTATCACTCTTCGTCAGTCGCTTCTCAAGCAGACATCTCGGGTGGCTCTGGAAGAGATCAAGCTCAAGTTCATCGACACCTCCTCCAAGTTTGGACATGGCCGCTTCCAGACCACTCAGGAGAAACACAAGTTTTATGGTCGCTTGAAGGCTTAA
- the LOC100792707 gene encoding splicing factor 3B subunit 4 codes for MTTRIAPGVGANLLGQHAAERNQDATAYVGNLDPQICEELLWELFVQAGPVVNVYVPKDRVTNQHQGYGFVEFRSEEDADYAIKVLNMIKLYGKPIRVNKASQDKKSLDVGANLFIGNLDPDVDEKLLYDTFSAFGVIVTNPKIMRDPETGNSRGFGFISYDSFEASDSAIEAMNGQYLCNRQITVSYAYKKDTKGERHGTPAERVLAASNPTTQKSRPHTLFASGPPTLPSAPQANGVAPVPPRPFVNGVAPAAIPTLRPPPPQAAAFQPMPVPGQPAWHQQQPGQTMLSPAMPPPQIQQFRPPHPGMQQMPPPPQAPPRPLPPPSVMASQPPPVWRPPPPQQQGGRPLPYPQSAMLPPPPPQ; via the exons ATGACGACCCGAATCGCGCCCGGTGTGGGAGCCAATTTGTTGGGTCAACATGCCGCCGAGAGGAATCAAGATGCCACTGCTTATGTCGGAAATCTCGACCCTCAG ATATGTGAGGAGTTACTATGGGAGTTGTTTGTTCAGGCTGGTCCTGTCg TTAATGTCTATGTTCCCAAGGATAGAGTCACCAACCAACACCAGGGTTATGGTTTCGTTGAATTCCGCAGTGAAGAAGATGCTGACTAT GCCATCAAGGTGCTTAACATGATTAAGCTTTATGGCAAACCCATCCGTGTCAATAAG GCATCCCAAGATAAAAAGAGCCTGGATGTTGGTGCAAATCTTTTCATTGGCAATCTTGATCCT GATGTAGACGAGAAGCTCTTGTATGATACTTTCAGTGCATTTGGAGTTATTGTTACTAATCCAAAG ATCATGAGAGATCCTGAGACAGGAAATTCCCGTGGTTTTGGCTTCATTAGCTATGATTCATTTGAGGCATCTGATTCAGCCATTGAG GCAATGAATGGACAATATCTTTGCAATCGTCAAATTACAGTGTCATATGCTTATAAGAAAGACACTAAGGGTGAACGGCATGGTACCCCAGCAG AAAGAGTTTTGGCTGCAAGTAATCCAACTACACAGAAGAGCAGGCCTCATACTTTATTTGCCAGTGGACCTCCAACACTTCCCAGTGCTCCTCAGGCTAATGGGGTTGCTCCAGTGCCTCCCCGACCCTTTGTTAATGGGGTTGCTCCTGCTGCAATTCCTACCCTCCGTCCACCACCCCCTCAGGCTGCTGCATTCCAGCCTATGCCGGTGCCTGGACAACCAGCGTGGCATCAGCAACAGCCAGGTCAAACAATGTTATCACCCGCGATGCCACCACCTCAAATCCAGCAGTTCAGGCCACCTCACCCTGGTATGCAGCAGATGCCACCACCTCCACAAGCTCCACCCAGgcctcttcctccaccatcagTAATGGCAAGTCAGCCACCACCTGTTTGGCGACCACCACCCCCTCAGCAGCAGGGTGGACGGCCTTTGCCATACCCTCAGTCTGCAATGCTGCCTCCACCACCTCCCCAGTAA
- the LOC100793230 gene encoding uncharacterized protein isoform X2: protein MLDLNQEPSDPTHASPDEFDSLLEELESAHEHVQDRIRRLEAITSRTRQYSSWPLFHTPIQITNSTGQTSALADAREEEMPSREVEERVVESGRGFKRKGAHLVAKALGRIETDANKEGGSTGNFYDCNICLDRARDPVLTCCGHLFCWPCFYQVQIVYSNARECPVCKGEVTETGIFPIYGNSSADGSCESGLKGAGLRIPPRPAAPRIESFRQQLISQGASSSVILNIRRFHHLIGGLGARVQSQNPNAATDRNNGLLAQSRPPSSNDRGTGSSQTPISTLLVQGAASFSSLSSALNSAMDSAERLVEDLESYFHNHQTNGVNTSSTHNGNVAATDSTPAASTSPFSRNVDTTANIGSEIQTTDNNIQTETSTLDPSSSRRGSTRVSTSRQVTNDRRRRSR from the exons ATG CTTGATTTGAATCAGGAGCCATCGGATCCAACTCACGCTTCTCCAGATGAATTTGATTCTTTGTTGGAAGAACTAGAATCTGCCCATGAACATGTGCAGGACCGTATTAGGCGCCTTGAAGCGATAACTTCCAGAACCAGGCAGTATTCGAGTTGGCCGCTGTTTCACACTCCAATCCAAATAACCAACTCTACTGGACAAACCAGCGCGCTAGCTGATGCTCGTGAAGAAGAAATGCCGAGCCGGGAAGTTGAGGAAAGAGTCGTTGAAAGTGGGAGAGGGTTCAAAAGGAAAGGTGCCCATTTAGTAGCTAAGGCATTGGGGAGGATTGAAACAGATGCCAATAAGGAAGGGGGAAGCACTGGAAATTTCTATGATTGCAATATATGTTTAGACAGGGCAAGAGATCCTGTGTTGACCTGCTgtggtcatttgttttgttggccatgcttctATCAGGTGCAAATTGTCTATTCAAATGCAAGGGAATGCCCTGTTTGTAAAGGAGAGGTCACTGAAACTGGCATTTTTCCGATTTATGGCAATTCAAGTGCCGATGGCAGTTGTGAGTCAGGATTGAAAGGAGCTGGTTTGAGAATTCCTCCTCGACCCGCTGCACCCAGAATTGAGAGTTTTAGGCAGCAGCTAATAAGTCAGGGAGCATCTTCTTCTGTAATCCTAAATATCCGGCGGTTTCATCACCTTATTGGTGGGTTAGGAGCTCGAGTTCAGTCACAAAACCCCAATGCTGCAACTGATAGGAATAATGGTTTGCTCGCTCAATCTCGCCCGCCATCAAGCAATGATCGAGGTACTGGTTCCTCTCAGACTCCAATTTCAACCTTGTTAGTGCAAGGAGCTGCTTCATTTTCATCCCTTTCATCAGCATTAAATTCTGCGATGGATTCTGCTGAAAGATTAGTTGAGGACCTTGAGTCATATTTTCATAATCACCAGACAAATGGTGTCAATACAAGTTCAACTCATAATGGGAATGTTGCTGCAACTGATTCCACACCTGCAGCTTCTACATCTCCTTTTAGTAGGAATGTTGACACCACTGCTAATATTGGCTCAGAAATTCAGACAACAGATAATAACATACAGACTGAGACTAGTACATTGGACCCTTCTTCATCTCGCAGAGGAAGCACTCGTGTTTCAACTTCAAGACAAGTTACAAATGATCGCAGAAGGAGGTCAAGATGA
- the LOC100793230 gene encoding uncharacterized protein LOC100793230 produces the protein MEPSDPTHASPDEFDSLLEELESAHEHVQDRIRRLEAITSRTRQYSSWPLFHTPIQITNSTGQTSALADAREEEMPSREVEERVVESGRGFKRKGAHLVAKALGRIETDANKEGGSTGNFYDCNICLDRARDPVLTCCGHLFCWPCFYQVQIVYSNARECPVCKGEVTETGIFPIYGNSSADGSCESGLKGAGLRIPPRPAAPRIESFRQQLISQGASSSVILNIRRFHHLIGGLGARVQSQNPNAATDRNNGLLAQSRPPSSNDRGTGSSQTPISTLLVQGAASFSSLSSALNSAMDSAERLVEDLESYFHNHQTNGVNTSSTHNGNVAATDSTPAASTSPFSRNVDTTANIGSEIQTTDNNIQTETSTLDPSSSRRGSTRVSTSRQVTNDRRRRSR, from the exons ATG GAGCCATCGGATCCAACTCACGCTTCTCCAGATGAATTTGATTCTTTGTTGGAAGAACTAGAATCTGCCCATGAACATGTGCAGGACCGTATTAGGCGCCTTGAAGCGATAACTTCCAGAACCAGGCAGTATTCGAGTTGGCCGCTGTTTCACACTCCAATCCAAATAACCAACTCTACTGGACAAACCAGCGCGCTAGCTGATGCTCGTGAAGAAGAAATGCCGAGCCGGGAAGTTGAGGAAAGAGTCGTTGAAAGTGGGAGAGGGTTCAAAAGGAAAGGTGCCCATTTAGTAGCTAAGGCATTGGGGAGGATTGAAACAGATGCCAATAAGGAAGGGGGAAGCACTGGAAATTTCTATGATTGCAATATATGTTTAGACAGGGCAAGAGATCCTGTGTTGACCTGCTgtggtcatttgttttgttggccatgcttctATCAGGTGCAAATTGTCTATTCAAATGCAAGGGAATGCCCTGTTTGTAAAGGAGAGGTCACTGAAACTGGCATTTTTCCGATTTATGGCAATTCAAGTGCCGATGGCAGTTGTGAGTCAGGATTGAAAGGAGCTGGTTTGAGAATTCCTCCTCGACCCGCTGCACCCAGAATTGAGAGTTTTAGGCAGCAGCTAATAAGTCAGGGAGCATCTTCTTCTGTAATCCTAAATATCCGGCGGTTTCATCACCTTATTGGTGGGTTAGGAGCTCGAGTTCAGTCACAAAACCCCAATGCTGCAACTGATAGGAATAATGGTTTGCTCGCTCAATCTCGCCCGCCATCAAGCAATGATCGAGGTACTGGTTCCTCTCAGACTCCAATTTCAACCTTGTTAGTGCAAGGAGCTGCTTCATTTTCATCCCTTTCATCAGCATTAAATTCTGCGATGGATTCTGCTGAAAGATTAGTTGAGGACCTTGAGTCATATTTTCATAATCACCAGACAAATGGTGTCAATACAAGTTCAACTCATAATGGGAATGTTGCTGCAACTGATTCCACACCTGCAGCTTCTACATCTCCTTTTAGTAGGAATGTTGACACCACTGCTAATATTGGCTCAGAAATTCAGACAACAGATAATAACATACAGACTGAGACTAGTACATTGGACCCTTCTTCATCTCGCAGAGGAAGCACTCGTGTTTCAACTTCAAGACAAGTTACAAATGATCGCAGAAGGAGGTCAAGATGA
- the LOC100793230 gene encoding uncharacterized protein isoform X1 — translation MELDLNQEPSDPTHASPDEFDSLLEELESAHEHVQDRIRRLEAITSRTRQYSSWPLFHTPIQITNSTGQTSALADAREEEMPSREVEERVVESGRGFKRKGAHLVAKALGRIETDANKEGGSTGNFYDCNICLDRARDPVLTCCGHLFCWPCFYQVQIVYSNARECPVCKGEVTETGIFPIYGNSSADGSCESGLKGAGLRIPPRPAAPRIESFRQQLISQGASSSVILNIRRFHHLIGGLGARVQSQNPNAATDRNNGLLAQSRPPSSNDRGTGSSQTPISTLLVQGAASFSSLSSALNSAMDSAERLVEDLESYFHNHQTNGVNTSSTHNGNVAATDSTPAASTSPFSRNVDTTANIGSEIQTTDNNIQTETSTLDPSSSRRGSTRVSTSRQVTNDRRRRSR, via the coding sequence ATGGAGCTTGATTTGAATCAGGAGCCATCGGATCCAACTCACGCTTCTCCAGATGAATTTGATTCTTTGTTGGAAGAACTAGAATCTGCCCATGAACATGTGCAGGACCGTATTAGGCGCCTTGAAGCGATAACTTCCAGAACCAGGCAGTATTCGAGTTGGCCGCTGTTTCACACTCCAATCCAAATAACCAACTCTACTGGACAAACCAGCGCGCTAGCTGATGCTCGTGAAGAAGAAATGCCGAGCCGGGAAGTTGAGGAAAGAGTCGTTGAAAGTGGGAGAGGGTTCAAAAGGAAAGGTGCCCATTTAGTAGCTAAGGCATTGGGGAGGATTGAAACAGATGCCAATAAGGAAGGGGGAAGCACTGGAAATTTCTATGATTGCAATATATGTTTAGACAGGGCAAGAGATCCTGTGTTGACCTGCTgtggtcatttgttttgttggccatgcttctATCAGGTGCAAATTGTCTATTCAAATGCAAGGGAATGCCCTGTTTGTAAAGGAGAGGTCACTGAAACTGGCATTTTTCCGATTTATGGCAATTCAAGTGCCGATGGCAGTTGTGAGTCAGGATTGAAAGGAGCTGGTTTGAGAATTCCTCCTCGACCCGCTGCACCCAGAATTGAGAGTTTTAGGCAGCAGCTAATAAGTCAGGGAGCATCTTCTTCTGTAATCCTAAATATCCGGCGGTTTCATCACCTTATTGGTGGGTTAGGAGCTCGAGTTCAGTCACAAAACCCCAATGCTGCAACTGATAGGAATAATGGTTTGCTCGCTCAATCTCGCCCGCCATCAAGCAATGATCGAGGTACTGGTTCCTCTCAGACTCCAATTTCAACCTTGTTAGTGCAAGGAGCTGCTTCATTTTCATCCCTTTCATCAGCATTAAATTCTGCGATGGATTCTGCTGAAAGATTAGTTGAGGACCTTGAGTCATATTTTCATAATCACCAGACAAATGGTGTCAATACAAGTTCAACTCATAATGGGAATGTTGCTGCAACTGATTCCACACCTGCAGCTTCTACATCTCCTTTTAGTAGGAATGTTGACACCACTGCTAATATTGGCTCAGAAATTCAGACAACAGATAATAACATACAGACTGAGACTAGTACATTGGACCCTTCTTCATCTCGCAGAGGAAGCACTCGTGTTTCAACTTCAAGACAAGTTACAAATGATCGCAGAAGGAGGTCAAGATGA